The Petropleomorpha daqingensis genome includes a window with the following:
- the selA gene encoding L-seryl-tRNA(Sec) selenium transferase gives MITDPRRQVPRTDALLADPALAAAGERLGRALVKGAVQAVQQRIRDGELPPEAAVDAVLAVLPATAGSLRPVLNATGVLVHTNLGRAPLSPAAVEAVVAAAGTTDVELDLATGRRGPRGEAALAALVEAVPAAEAALVVNNCAAALALVATALGGDLVIARGELVEIGDGFRIPELLAATGARLREVGTTNRVTLADYRAALGPGTGAVLKVHPSNFVVRGFTRSVEVAELAPALAGTGVPLVADVGSGLLAPDPVLPEEPDLQSTLAAGADLVLASGDKLLGGPQAGLVLGRAELVQRLRRHPLYRALRVDKTTLAALEATLRGPLPPVRAMLAADLDGLRARARALADRLAGAGLDARAVDSEARVGGGGAPEHPLPSAAVSLPPSFAEPLRLGRPPVVGYVDGDRTLLDLRSVPPADDEALAAAVLEVGLRGD, from the coding sequence ATGATCACGGATCCGCGCCGGCAGGTGCCCCGCACCGACGCGCTGCTCGCCGATCCCGCGCTGGCCGCGGCCGGCGAGCGGCTGGGGCGGGCCCTGGTCAAGGGCGCCGTCCAGGCGGTGCAGCAGCGCATCCGGGACGGCGAGCTGCCGCCGGAGGCCGCGGTCGACGCCGTCCTGGCCGTCCTGCCCGCGACCGCCGGCAGCCTGCGGCCGGTGCTCAACGCCACCGGCGTCCTGGTGCACACCAACCTGGGGCGCGCACCGCTGTCTCCGGCCGCGGTCGAGGCGGTGGTCGCGGCGGCCGGCACCACCGACGTCGAGCTGGACCTGGCCACCGGCCGGCGGGGTCCGCGCGGGGAAGCCGCGCTGGCCGCGCTGGTCGAGGCTGTCCCGGCCGCCGAGGCCGCGCTCGTGGTCAACAACTGCGCCGCCGCGCTGGCCCTGGTCGCCACCGCGCTGGGCGGCGACCTGGTGATCGCGCGCGGCGAGCTGGTCGAGATCGGCGACGGCTTCCGCATCCCCGAGCTGCTCGCCGCGACCGGCGCCCGGCTCCGCGAGGTCGGGACGACGAACCGGGTCACCCTCGCCGACTACCGGGCCGCGCTCGGCCCCGGGACCGGCGCCGTGCTCAAGGTGCACCCCTCGAACTTCGTCGTCCGCGGCTTCACGCGGTCGGTCGAGGTCGCCGAGCTGGCGCCCGCCCTGGCCGGCACGGGGGTGCCGCTGGTCGCCGACGTCGGCTCCGGGCTGCTCGCGCCGGACCCGGTGCTGCCCGAGGAGCCCGACCTGCAGTCGACCCTCGCTGCCGGCGCCGACCTCGTGCTGGCCAGCGGCGACAAGCTGCTCGGCGGCCCGCAGGCCGGGTTGGTCCTCGGACGGGCCGAGCTCGTGCAGCGGCTGCGCCGGCACCCGCTCTACCGGGCGCTGCGGGTCGACAAGACCACCCTGGCCGCGCTGGAGGCGACGCTGCGCGGACCGCTGCCGCCGGTGCGCGCGATGCTCGCCGCCGACCTCGACGGCCTGCGCGCCCGGGCCCGCGCCCTGGCCGACCGGCTCGCCGGGGCCGGCCTGGACGCACGCGCGGTCGACAGCGAGGCGCGGGTCGGCGGGGGAGGAGCGCCCGAGCACCCGCTGCCCAGCGCCGCCGTCTCGCTGCCGCCGTCGTTCGCCGAGCCGCTGCGGCTGGGGCGACCGCCGGTCGTCGGGTACGTCGACGGCGACCGCACGCTGCTGGACCTGCGCAGCGTGCCGCCCGCCGACGACGAGGCCCTGGCCGCCGCGGTGCTGGAGGTGGGGCTCCGTGGTGACTGA
- the selB gene encoding selenocysteine-specific translation elongation factor: MVTEHMDVIATAGHVDHGKSTLVRALTGMEPDRWEEERRRGLTIDLGFAWTTLPSGRRLAVVDVPGHERFVGNMLAGVGSVPAALVVVAADDGWSAQTAEHVAVLDALGVRHALLAVTKADLADPAPVLDEVRARLAKTAMGEVPGVAVSAPTGAGVPELAAALERLLAGLPAPDVAAPVRLWIDRAFTIRGAGTVVTGTLAAGSVAPGDRLRLGERDVVVRGVHALGEPVERAVATARVALNLRGIAVEELSRGDALLTPGAFRRTQVVDVTLDAVPEDRLPAEPVVHVGSATVAARVRPLDGAAVRLRLAAALPLRVGDRLLLRDPGTRRVLGADVRDVDPPELRRRGAARQRAADLAAQPPGTAGAADDLVRRRVVRAADFAAMGWPVPAGAVRIGPWLLAEGLPDELAARLPALVAAHRERHPLEPGPPVEVVRRALDLPDAELVSAVVRPPLALRDGRVVAAAADLPPSVQRAVDAIRARLAADPFAAPEAGDLAAAGLGPRELAAAARTGSLVRIAEGVYLGPGVDAVARERLAGLPAPFTVSQARQAWGTSRRVAVPLMEWLDARGVTVRLPDSSRRLR, encoded by the coding sequence GTGGTGACTGAACACATGGACGTGATCGCCACCGCCGGCCACGTCGACCACGGCAAGTCCACGCTGGTCCGCGCGCTCACCGGGATGGAGCCCGACCGGTGGGAGGAGGAGCGGCGGCGCGGGCTGACCATCGACCTCGGCTTCGCCTGGACGACGCTGCCCTCGGGGCGCCGGCTCGCGGTGGTCGACGTGCCGGGGCACGAGCGGTTCGTCGGCAACATGCTCGCCGGCGTCGGGTCGGTGCCGGCCGCGCTGGTCGTGGTGGCGGCGGACGACGGCTGGTCGGCGCAGACCGCCGAGCACGTCGCCGTCCTGGACGCGCTCGGCGTCCGGCACGCGCTGCTCGCCGTCACCAAGGCCGACCTGGCCGACCCGGCGCCCGTGCTCGACGAGGTGCGCGCCCGGCTGGCGAAGACGGCGATGGGCGAGGTGCCCGGCGTCGCGGTGAGCGCCCCGACCGGCGCCGGCGTGCCCGAACTGGCCGCGGCGCTGGAGAGGCTCCTGGCCGGGCTGCCCGCCCCGGACGTCGCCGCGCCCGTGCGGCTGTGGATCGACCGGGCCTTCACGATCCGCGGCGCGGGCACCGTGGTCACCGGCACCCTGGCCGCGGGCAGCGTCGCGCCCGGTGACCGGCTGCGGCTGGGCGAGCGGGACGTCGTGGTTCGCGGGGTGCACGCGCTGGGCGAGCCGGTCGAGCGGGCCGTGGCGACCGCGCGGGTGGCGCTCAACCTGCGGGGGATCGCGGTCGAGGAGCTCTCGCGCGGCGACGCGCTGCTGACCCCGGGCGCGTTCCGCCGCACCCAGGTCGTCGACGTGACGCTCGACGCCGTGCCGGAGGACCGGCTGCCGGCCGAGCCGGTGGTGCACGTCGGCTCGGCGACCGTGGCCGCGCGGGTGCGGCCGCTGGACGGCGCGGCGGTGCGGCTACGGCTGGCCGCGGCGCTGCCGCTGCGGGTGGGCGACCGGCTGCTGCTGCGCGACCCCGGCACCCGGCGGGTGCTCGGCGCCGACGTGCGGGACGTCGACCCACCGGAGCTGCGCCGCCGTGGCGCGGCCCGGCAGCGCGCAGCGGACCTTGCCGCCCAGCCTCCCGGGACGGCCGGCGCCGCGGACGACCTCGTGCGGCGACGGGTCGTGCGGGCCGCCGACTTCGCGGCGATGGGCTGGCCGGTGCCGGCCGGCGCGGTGCGGATCGGCCCGTGGTTGCTGGCCGAGGGGCTGCCCGACGAGCTGGCCGCCCGGCTGCCGGCGCTCGTCGCCGCGCACCGCGAGCGGCACCCGCTGGAGCCGGGACCGCCGGTGGAGGTGGTGCGCCGCGCGCTGGACCTGCCCGACGCCGAGCTGGTTTCCGCCGTCGTCCGGCCGCCGCTGGCGCTGCGGGACGGCCGGGTGGTCGCCGCGGCCGCCGACCTGCCGCCGTCCGTGCAGCGGGCGGTCGACGCGATCCGCGCCCGGCTCGCGGCGGACCCGTTCGCCGCTCCTGAAGCAGGCGATCTGGCTGCCGCAGGGCTGGGTCCGCGGGAGCTGGCGGCAGCGGCGCGGACCGGCTCGCTGGTGCGGATCGCCGAGGGCGTCTACCTGGGGCCCGGGGTGGACGCCGTCGCCCGGGAGCGGCTGGCCGGGCTGCCGGCGCCGTTCACGGTCAGCCAGGCGCGGCAGGCGTGGGGGACCAGCCGCCGGGTCGCCGTCCCGCTCATGGAGTGGCTGGACGCGCGCGGGGTGACGGTCCGGCTGCCCGACAGCTCCCGCCGGCTGCGCTGA
- a CDS encoding DUF1905 domain-containing protein has protein sequence MDVAFTAEVWHWGGGPPPFCFVTVPDDESRHLHAVVAAVTYGWGMVPVRADAGATVTVELSVDDGRWR, from the coding sequence GTGGACGTGGCTTTCACCGCCGAGGTGTGGCACTGGGGCGGCGGCCCGCCGCCGTTCTGCTTCGTGACCGTGCCGGACGACGAGAGCCGCCACCTGCACGCGGTCGTCGCGGCGGTGACGTACGGGTGGGGGATGGTCCCGGTCCGGGCCGACGCCGGTGCCACGGTCACCGTCGAGCTGAGCGTGGACGACGGACGCTGGCGATGA
- a CDS encoding enoyl-CoA hydratase-related protein yields the protein MSDDDVLKVTIERGVATLTLDSPANRNALSRAMRARLRAALDEALADDAVRVIVLDHTGRVFCSGMDLSEAAGGGAEQQGVREFPEILSALWSSPKPVLAAVRGPARAGGVGLLAACDVVVAGASATFAFSEVRIGVVPAVISAVVLPRMLTHAAHRLMLTGEVFDAATAAAGGLVDLVTADDEVSEVVAGQVRALAAGAPTALAETKRLLRAGAPELRFDELLELSARFFASDEGQEGIAAFREKRPARWVPTD from the coding sequence GTGAGCGACGACGACGTCCTGAAGGTCACGATCGAGCGCGGGGTCGCGACGCTGACCCTCGACTCCCCCGCCAACCGCAACGCGCTGTCCCGGGCGATGCGCGCGCGGCTGCGCGCGGCGCTGGACGAGGCGCTCGCCGACGACGCGGTGCGGGTGATCGTGCTCGACCACACCGGGCGGGTGTTCTGCTCCGGCATGGACCTCTCCGAGGCGGCCGGTGGCGGGGCGGAGCAGCAGGGCGTGCGGGAGTTCCCGGAGATCCTGTCGGCGCTCTGGTCCTCGCCGAAGCCGGTGCTCGCGGCGGTGCGCGGGCCGGCCCGGGCGGGCGGGGTCGGGCTGCTCGCGGCCTGCGACGTCGTGGTGGCCGGCGCCTCGGCGACGTTCGCGTTCAGCGAGGTGCGGATCGGCGTCGTCCCGGCGGTGATCTCGGCCGTCGTCCTGCCGCGGATGCTGACCCACGCCGCGCACCGGCTGATGCTCACCGGGGAGGTCTTCGACGCCGCGACCGCGGCCGCCGGCGGCCTGGTCGACCTGGTGACCGCCGACGACGAGGTCTCCGAGGTGGTCGCCGGTCAGGTGCGCGCGCTGGCCGCCGGGGCGCCGACCGCGCTGGCCGAGACGAAGCGCCTGCTGCGCGCGGGGGCTCCGGAGCTGCGGTTCGACGAGCTGCTGGAGCTCTCGGCCCGGTTCTTCGCCAGCGACGAGGGCCAGGAGGGCATCGCCGCGTTCCGCGAGAAGCGCCCGGCCCGCTGGGTGCCCACCGACTGA
- the hemW gene encoding radical SAM family heme chaperone HemW, whose translation MDTFELPATARDGLATTPFGLYVHVPFCATRCGYCDFNTYTSEELGPGANRAEYAGTAIAELRRAAATLGPDLPTVETVFVGGGTPTLLPAGDLAAVLAEIRRLFPVADDVEVTTEANPETVHPQYLTSLREAGFTRISLGMQSAAEHVLAVLDRRHTPGRAVEAAHEARAAGFEHVNLDLIYGTPGETDADWAASLDAVLAAPVDHVSAYALIVEEGTRLARRIRRGELPMPDDDVLADRYEQADATLRKAGFEWYEVSNWATSDAARCRHNELYWANANWWGVGPGAHSHVGGLRWWNVKHPAAYADRLGSGESPAQDSELLDDADRALETIMLGLRLREGLPLPALSDLGRERAARAVEQGLLEPIPHDQGRAVLTDRGRLLADAVIRDLTD comes from the coding sequence ATGGACACCTTCGAGCTGCCGGCGACCGCCCGCGACGGCCTGGCCACGACGCCCTTCGGGCTGTACGTGCACGTGCCGTTCTGCGCCACGCGCTGCGGCTACTGCGACTTCAACACCTACACCTCCGAGGAGCTCGGCCCCGGCGCCAACCGCGCGGAGTACGCCGGCACCGCGATCGCCGAGCTGCGCCGCGCCGCGGCCACGCTCGGCCCCGACCTGCCCACCGTCGAGACGGTCTTCGTCGGCGGCGGCACGCCGACGCTGCTCCCGGCCGGTGACCTCGCTGCCGTCCTCGCCGAGATCCGTCGGCTCTTCCCGGTCGCCGACGACGTCGAGGTGACCACCGAGGCCAACCCCGAGACGGTGCACCCGCAGTACCTGACCAGCCTGCGCGAGGCCGGCTTCACCCGCATCAGCCTCGGCATGCAGTCCGCCGCCGAGCACGTGCTCGCCGTGCTCGACCGCCGGCACACCCCCGGCCGGGCGGTCGAGGCCGCGCACGAGGCGCGCGCCGCCGGCTTCGAGCACGTCAACCTCGATCTCATCTACGGCACGCCCGGCGAGACCGACGCCGACTGGGCCGCGAGCCTCGACGCCGTCCTGGCCGCGCCGGTCGACCACGTGAGCGCCTACGCGCTCATCGTCGAGGAGGGCACCCGCCTGGCCCGGCGGATCCGCCGGGGCGAGCTTCCGATGCCCGACGACGACGTCCTCGCCGACCGGTACGAGCAGGCCGACGCGACCCTGCGCAAGGCCGGCTTCGAGTGGTACGAGGTCAGCAACTGGGCGACGTCGGACGCCGCCCGCTGCCGGCACAACGAGCTGTACTGGGCCAACGCCAACTGGTGGGGCGTCGGTCCGGGAGCGCACAGCCACGTCGGCGGGCTGCGCTGGTGGAACGTCAAGCACCCCGCCGCCTACGCCGACCGGCTGGGCAGCGGCGAGAGCCCCGCCCAGGACAGCGAGCTGCTCGACGACGCCGATCGCGCGCTGGAGACGATCATGCTCGGGCTGCGGCTGCGCGAGGGACTCCCGCTTCCCGCGCTGTCCGACCTCGGCCGGGAGCGGGCCGCGCGGGCCGTCGAGCAGGGCCTGCTGGAGCCGATCCCGCACGATCAGGGCCGCGCCGTCCTCACCGACCGCGGGCGGCTGCTCGCCGACGCCGTGATCCGGGACTTGACCGACTGA
- a CDS encoding oxygenase MpaB family protein, translating to MPRYAVRNRILELDPAVDFREICRLMTTFEFPWDMNQALSFALFRTYAVPSIGGLLARTGELVDRVQKRYDDTVVLLDEILENGPTEGDGRTALRRMNRMHGSYDISNDDLRYVLCTFVVMPIRWMDAYGWRAMTETERIASANYYRELGRHMGIRDIPQTWQAFSRHLDAYEREHFAFTPESRRVADATLGLLTTFPPNSLLPAALVRWMSYALMDAPLLDAFRFPHPHPAFRALVRAGLRARGRAVRFLPPRRRPLLPRDMPQVRSYPQGYDVAALGTFPEREAAPA from the coding sequence TTGCCCCGCTACGCCGTGCGGAACCGGATCCTCGAGCTCGACCCGGCCGTCGACTTCCGCGAGATCTGCCGGCTCATGACCACGTTCGAGTTCCCGTGGGACATGAACCAGGCGCTGTCGTTCGCGCTGTTCCGCACCTACGCCGTCCCGAGCATCGGCGGCCTGCTGGCCCGCACCGGTGAGCTGGTCGACCGCGTGCAGAAGCGCTACGACGACACCGTCGTCCTGCTCGACGAGATCCTCGAGAACGGGCCGACGGAGGGCGACGGCCGGACGGCGCTGCGGCGGATGAACCGCATGCACGGCTCCTACGACATCAGCAACGACGACCTGCGTTACGTGCTGTGCACCTTCGTCGTGATGCCGATCCGCTGGATGGACGCCTACGGCTGGCGGGCGATGACCGAGACCGAGCGGATCGCCAGCGCGAACTACTACCGCGAGCTCGGCCGGCACATGGGCATCCGCGACATCCCGCAGACCTGGCAGGCCTTCTCCCGGCACCTCGACGCCTACGAGCGCGAGCACTTCGCCTTCACCCCGGAGTCGCGGCGGGTCGCCGACGCCACCCTCGGGCTGCTCACCACCTTCCCGCCGAACTCGCTGTTGCCCGCGGCGCTGGTCCGGTGGATGTCCTACGCGCTCATGGACGCCCCGCTGCTCGACGCGTTCCGGTTCCCGCACCCGCACCCCGCGTTCCGGGCGCTGGTCCGGGCGGGGCTCCGGGCGCGCGGACGGGCGGTGCGGTTCCTGCCGCCGCGGCGACGGCCGCTGCTGCCGCGGGACATGCCCCAGGTGCGCAGCTACCCGCAGGGCTACGACGTCGCCGCGCTCGGCACGTTCCCTGAACGGGAGGCGGCCCCCGCCTGA